A window of the Desulforapulum autotrophicum HRM2 genome harbors these coding sequences:
- a CDS encoding GHMP family kinase ATP-binding protein produces the protein MNYQQQLEQQEVRASVPCRIDFGGTLDLATFYLPLNQYNPSTVNLALDLRTSVTLSPWRQGRIRISSRGFDSAEFEADAAPFNHPMGLMFACAAFFNAQGVHIQINSASPPRSALGGSSAAAVAIIAAFHRVLGRSIDPGSIAMAAHCLESSVAGVPCGSQDQLAAAFGGVNQWSWRFVQDGSLFVKKALVPMGGEGALDPHLLVAYCGNPHESRDINRRWVDGFLAGRHRKVWKQIARLTEAFAAALVAGDYALAGQLMNQETRLRLEMTPDVLDPTGMKLFERAETNACGARFTGAGGGGCIWALGGKNHIADLKADWLSILAHDPEAGLLKTKIDPIGIIIS, from the coding sequence ATGAACTATCAGCAGCAACTTGAACAACAAGAGGTAAGGGCGAGTGTTCCCTGCCGGATTGATTTTGGCGGCACCCTTGATCTTGCCACCTTTTACCTGCCCCTCAATCAGTATAACCCCTCCACCGTGAACCTGGCCCTTGATCTCAGGACGTCTGTTACCCTTTCCCCCTGGAGACAGGGACGCATACGGATCTCTTCCAGGGGGTTTGACAGTGCCGAGTTTGAAGCAGATGCAGCACCGTTTAATCATCCCATGGGACTGATGTTTGCCTGTGCCGCTTTTTTCAATGCCCAGGGGGTTCACATTCAGATCAACTCTGCCTCGCCTCCAAGAAGTGCCCTTGGTGGATCATCCGCCGCAGCTGTTGCCATTATCGCCGCCTTTCACCGGGTACTTGGGCGCTCCATTGATCCGGGTTCCATCGCCATGGCGGCCCATTGCCTTGAATCGAGTGTGGCAGGTGTTCCCTGCGGGTCCCAGGATCAGCTTGCCGCAGCTTTTGGCGGGGTGAACCAGTGGTCCTGGCGGTTTGTCCAGGACGGGTCCTTGTTTGTGAAAAAAGCCCTTGTTCCCATGGGTGGTGAAGGCGCCCTTGACCCCCATTTGCTGGTGGCCTATTGCGGCAATCCCCACGAGTCCAGGGATATTAACCGCCGCTGGGTGGACGGCTTTCTTGCCGGTCGCCATCGCAAGGTCTGGAAACAGATTGCCCGGCTGACCGAGGCGTTTGCCGCAGCCCTTGTGGCCGGGGATTACGCCCTTGCAGGTCAGTTGATGAACCAGGAGACTCGCCTGAGGCTTGAAATGACGCCGGATGTCCTCGATCCCACCGGCATGAAGCTGTTTGAGCGGGCCGAAACAAACGCATGCGGCGCAAGGTTTACCGGTGCCGGTGGTGGTGGGTGCATCTGGGCCCTTGGCGGCAAAAACCACATTGCAGACCTGAAGGCTGACTGGCTTTCGATCCTGGCGCATGATCCAGAGGCCGGCCTGTTAAAGACAAAGATTGATCCCATTGGAATTATAATCAGCTAA
- the mgtE gene encoding magnesium transporter, translated as MTRDRIEILVESIKRLLRRGATKSLQNIVRKTHAADLSIVFRELSPTGMNTLFHMIKDIDKKVVLLSELEENTFLDFVKVIAIDDLVQVFEQMPADDAAELLGWLDEGMADEILQKMKKEDSLEVEHLMSYGEDTAGSIMMPDFIALKEDTCAKDVIAALQNEFLDVEMPFYVYVIDEYGRLVGVSSLRQLVVVQPDRPLKEFMAKDIVSVKTYTDSEDVAKLVARYDYLAVPVVDNDNRLVGIVTVDDVIDIISEEATGDILKMAGVGEDYIETQTVLRGTRIRLPWLFTSFLGGIGAFFIIGGFQESLAKFTYLAAFIPVIMGMGGNIGTQSSTIVVRGLATGKINTRDLWSVVFKELTIGLILGIVYGVFIGIVAQVRFHTELLSLELAFAVGLAVLVSMTVAALVGSLVPMLFEKANIDPAVATGPFVTTSVDIVSVYCYFMIATLLLGI; from the coding sequence ATGACCAGGGACCGTATTGAAATACTGGTGGAGAGCATTAAACGACTCTTGAGGCGTGGGGCCACAAAATCCCTGCAAAATATCGTCCGAAAGACCCATGCGGCTGACCTTTCCATTGTTTTCAGAGAGTTGTCGCCGACAGGCATGAACACCCTTTTTCATATGATCAAGGATATTGATAAAAAGGTCGTTCTCCTGTCGGAACTTGAAGAGAACACCTTTCTTGATTTTGTGAAGGTGATTGCCATTGATGACCTGGTCCAGGTATTTGAACAGATGCCGGCCGATGATGCAGCTGAACTTCTAGGCTGGCTTGACGAGGGTATGGCCGACGAGATTCTCCAGAAGATGAAAAAAGAGGACTCCCTGGAGGTCGAGCACCTCATGAGCTATGGGGAGGATACGGCCGGCAGCATCATGATGCCGGATTTTATTGCCCTTAAGGAAGATACCTGCGCAAAGGATGTTATTGCAGCCCTTCAGAACGAGTTCCTCGATGTTGAGATGCCCTTTTATGTCTATGTGATCGATGAGTACGGCAGGCTCGTGGGGGTCAGTTCCCTCCGTCAGCTTGTGGTTGTTCAGCCGGATCGGCCTTTGAAGGAGTTCATGGCCAAGGATATTGTGTCGGTCAAGACTTACACGGACAGTGAGGATGTTGCAAAGCTTGTGGCAAGGTATGATTATCTTGCCGTTCCGGTAGTGGACAACGACAACCGGCTCGTGGGTATTGTCACCGTGGATGATGTCATTGACATCATCAGCGAAGAGGCCACCGGAGACATTCTCAAGATGGCCGGTGTGGGTGAGGATTACATCGAGACCCAGACGGTCCTCAGGGGAACAAGGATTCGCCTTCCCTGGCTTTTTACCAGTTTTCTTGGAGGCATAGGCGCCTTTTTCATTATTGGCGGATTCCAGGAGAGCCTTGCTAAATTCACCTATCTTGCCGCCTTTATCCCGGTGATCATGGGCATGGGCGGTAATATCGGCACCCAGTCCTCGACCATCGTGGTTCGAGGACTTGCAACGGGCAAGATCAACACCCGGGATCTGTGGTCTGTGGTATTCAAAGAGCTGACCATCGGGCTGATCCTTGGGATTGTTTACGGAGTGTTCATCGGTATTGTTGCCCAGGTCAGATTTCACACCGAACTCCTTTCCCTGGAGCTTGCCTTTGCCGTGGGACTTGCCGTGCTCGTATCCATGACGGTTGCGGCCCTTGTGGGATCCCTGGTTCCCATGCTGTTTGAAAAGGCAAACATTGACCCTGCCGTTGCAACGGGGCCCTTTGTCACCACTTCCGTGGATATCGTCAGTGTGTACTGCTACTTCATGATTGCAACCCTGCTGCTCGGGATTTAG
- a CDS encoding peptidyl-prolyl cis-trans isomerase, with translation MITRKINFGLAIGVFTLFTLCGNVYAEIVDRIVAIVNEDIITLTELNTALRPYIDKIDSAGYTGDKKEKILFKLRTDMLSRMVDRKLTDQEVKKFNITVTDKEIDAAIERLKQAQLMTQEDLETALEKDGMTFADYREKMRLEIMRPKLINYSVKSKVIVTDKDIAAYYAEHQAEYAGVRKFRLSNILVSDESTAETVWNRLETGEDFKALAGELSKAPNAAEGGALGSFALDTLSDQLKVAIGKLEPGQYTNVIPTDQGFQIFFLDEIVESKGNALDEVKDEIQKKLYDSIVEKKFNSWLESLREKSLIKTML, from the coding sequence TTGATAACGAGAAAAATCAATTTTGGACTGGCAATCGGTGTCTTTACTCTTTTTACCCTGTGCGGAAATGTATATGCCGAAATTGTTGATCGAATTGTGGCCATTGTCAACGAGGATATCATCACCCTTACCGAGCTGAACACGGCCCTTCGGCCTTATATTGATAAAATTGATTCTGCTGGTTATACCGGGGATAAGAAGGAGAAGATTCTGTTCAAGCTCAGGACAGATATGTTAAGCCGTATGGTCGATAGAAAGCTGACGGATCAGGAGGTTAAAAAATTTAATATTACTGTGACGGACAAGGAGATTGACGCTGCCATCGAAAGGCTGAAACAGGCCCAGTTGATGACCCAGGAAGACCTTGAAACTGCCCTTGAAAAGGATGGCATGACCTTTGCCGATTACCGGGAAAAGATGCGCCTGGAGATCATGAGGCCCAAACTGATCAACTATAGCGTCAAGTCAAAGGTGATCGTGACGGACAAGGATATTGCCGCCTATTATGCCGAACATCAGGCAGAGTATGCCGGGGTCAGGAAGTTCCGGCTTTCAAATATCCTTGTGTCCGACGAGAGTACCGCTGAGACCGTCTGGAATCGCCTTGAAACGGGTGAGGATTTCAAGGCCCTTGCCGGGGAGCTTTCCAAAGCACCCAATGCCGCAGAAGGTGGTGCCCTTGGAAGCTTTGCCCTGGATACCCTTTCGGATCAGTTAAAGGTCGCCATCGGCAAACTTGAACCGGGCCAATACACAAATGTGATTCCCACGGACCAGGGATTTCAAATCTTTTTCCTTGACGAGATTGTTGAATCCAAGGGCAATGCCCTTGATGAGGTAAAGGATGAGATTCAGAAAAAGCTCTACGACAGTATTGTCGAAAAAAAATTCAACTCATGGCTTGAATCCCTGAGGGAAAAATCCCTCATTAAAACAATGCTTTGA
- the glyQ gene encoding glycine--tRNA ligase subunit alpha, whose product MNFQDVILTLNNFWAEKGCVLIQSYDTEVGAGTFHPTTLLKALGPEPWKVAYVQPSRRPTDGRYGENPNRLQHYYQYQVIIKPSPSNIQALYIESLKKLGIDPLDHDIRFVEDDWESPTLGASGLGWEVWLDGMEVTQFTYFQMAGSIELKPVSVEITYGLERLCMYLQGVDSVYDLKWNDTITYGDVYHQQEVEQSTYNFEVADTDMLFDFFNKYESEALRIIEKGLVLPAYEFGLKCSHTFNLLDARGAISVTERTGYIGRIRKIARACSNAYVAQREQMGHPLLNRPVKQERKVSK is encoded by the coding sequence ATGAATTTTCAAGACGTTATTTTGACTTTGAACAACTTCTGGGCCGAAAAGGGGTGTGTCCTCATTCAGTCCTATGACACGGAGGTGGGTGCCGGAACTTTTCATCCCACCACTTTATTGAAGGCCCTGGGGCCGGAGCCCTGGAAGGTGGCCTATGTCCAGCCTTCAAGGCGGCCCACGGACGGTCGTTACGGTGAGAACCCCAACCGGCTTCAGCACTATTATCAGTATCAGGTGATCATTAAGCCGTCTCCGTCAAACATCCAGGCCCTCTATATCGAGAGCCTTAAAAAACTTGGTATTGATCCCTTGGACCACGACATCCGCTTTGTGGAGGACGACTGGGAATCTCCGACCCTTGGCGCCTCAGGCCTTGGTTGGGAGGTCTGGCTGGACGGCATGGAGGTGACTCAGTTCACCTATTTCCAGATGGCGGGCAGCATTGAGCTTAAACCGGTCTCCGTTGAGATCACCTATGGCCTTGAACGGCTGTGCATGTATCTCCAGGGGGTTGATTCCGTGTATGACCTCAAGTGGAACGATACCATTACCTACGGGGATGTCTACCACCAGCAGGAGGTAGAGCAATCCACCTATAACTTTGAAGTGGCGGACACGGACATGCTGTTTGATTTCTTCAACAAGTACGAGTCCGAGGCCCTTCGCATTATTGAAAAGGGACTGGTCCTGCCGGCCTATGAATTTGGTTTGAAGTGTTCCCACACCTTCAACCTCCTTGATGCAAGGGGTGCCATCAGCGTAACCGAACGAACAGGGTATATCGGCAGAATCAGAAAGATCGCCCGGGCCTGCTCAAATGCGTATGTGGCCCAGCGTGAACAGATGGGTCACCCCCTTTTAAACAGGCCTGTCAAACAGGAAAGAAAGGTGTCAAAATGA
- a CDS encoding SurA N-terminal domain-containing protein translates to MRVVFFLIVVLSCLIPWCPHGEDVPDKTGTYLLKSGDLVITDREFSEELELKRAAYPYGIQKNPNEYNTLVIELVDQLSEELVLRRAARDRGIYVTDQELKANEEAFRQDYPEDSFEKLLVENAVSHRFWRHRLKLSLLFDRLIDKDLRQNIEITPREMIACYNDLKNSTEEMPDEAELVNKIRMEKAETAYPGWIENLEKIYPVSINRVKIDRYLKTMKADKGD, encoded by the coding sequence ATGAGAGTCGTTTTTTTCCTGATTGTTGTTTTGTCGTGTCTGATACCCTGGTGTCCGCATGGTGAGGATGTGCCGGACAAAACCGGGACCTATCTTCTGAAATCCGGGGATCTTGTCATCACGGACAGGGAATTCAGCGAAGAACTGGAACTCAAGCGGGCGGCTTATCCCTATGGCATTCAGAAGAATCCGAACGAATATAACACCCTTGTCATTGAGCTTGTGGATCAGCTTTCAGAGGAACTTGTGCTCAGGCGTGCAGCCCGGGACAGGGGCATTTATGTGACCGATCAGGAATTAAAGGCAAACGAGGAGGCGTTCAGACAGGATTATCCAGAGGATTCATTTGAAAAGTTGCTCGTTGAAAATGCCGTCTCCCATAGGTTCTGGCGTCATAGACTGAAACTGAGCCTGCTGTTTGATCGTTTGATCGACAAGGATTTAAGACAGAATATAGAAATAACGCCCCGGGAGATGATTGCCTGTTATAATGATTTGAAAAACAGCACTGAAGAGATGCCGGATGAGGCTGAGCTTGTAAATAAGATTCGCATGGAAAAGGCTGAAACCGCTTATCCCGGCTGGATCGAAAACCTGGAAAAGATTTATCCGGTTTCCATTAACCGGGTGAAAATTGACCGTTATTTAAAAACCATGAAAGCTGATAAAGGGGACTAA
- the glyS gene encoding glycine--tRNA ligase subunit beta translates to MNNLLIEIGAEEIPAGYILPALTSFCDRVTAALTGARINHGKTAVFGTPRRLALMVEDVQACQAPQKTTLMGPPQRIGFDNEGKPTLAGVKFAEKAGIVPEEIIITDNGKGPYLSAVIEESCLLTEAILEGVLPELIQAIPFPKSMHWGDLDVTFARPIVSLTALLGKTVLNFKIGNIASASFVFGHSFMAPERFELESADAYLDTLRKAGVVADIGERRTILKESIKAAADKACATIIEDEELVDIVNNLVEYPYPVVGHFDEVFLELPDEVLITAMREHQKYFALADTAGKLMPCFIAVNNTRARDMDVVAKGHGKVIRARLADAQFFYHVDLESTLDDFVEKLKAVTFQASLGSMYEKTGRLVVLVEFLAGLVNADQELQKKLMRAARLSKADLVSQMVIEFTKLQGIIGRVYAQKGGEDPEVAMAIEEHYRPVYSGGDLPRTDTGKILAIADKTDTLCGCFSANLIPTGASDPYALRRQSIGILQIMLEAGFDFSLRALVRRGVAQYQTDPDKKNEISTQILEFLKGRMTNMLVDQGFSREAVNAALSVSFYNVPDAFLRIKALDILRQEPDFEPLSTAFKRVVNILKKAGGDAKTRVNVNLFNCDAEKALHQACGEVTERVDTCIKAGDYGAALKEISTLRPHVDRLFEDVMVMDDDVALRINRMALLSSVAALFRNIADFSQI, encoded by the coding sequence ATGAATAATTTACTGATTGAAATCGGTGCGGAAGAGATTCCAGCTGGATATATTCTCCCGGCCCTTACCTCTTTTTGTGACCGGGTAACGGCAGCCCTTACCGGGGCCAGGATCAATCATGGCAAAACAGCCGTATTTGGTACTCCCCGCCGCCTTGCCCTGATGGTTGAGGATGTCCAGGCCTGTCAAGCCCCCCAGAAGACCACCCTCATGGGACCGCCCCAGCGCATTGGCTTTGACAATGAGGGAAAGCCCACCCTTGCAGGGGTCAAGTTTGCCGAAAAGGCCGGGATCGTTCCTGAAGAGATTATTATTACAGACAACGGCAAGGGGCCATATCTTTCCGCCGTGATTGAGGAAAGCTGCCTGCTAACTGAAGCCATCCTGGAAGGCGTGCTGCCGGAACTGATACAGGCCATTCCTTTTCCCAAAAGCATGCACTGGGGGGATCTTGATGTCACCTTTGCACGGCCCATTGTTTCCCTGACAGCACTTCTGGGCAAGACGGTTCTTAACTTCAAGATCGGCAACATTGCTTCGGCATCATTTGTGTTCGGCCATTCGTTCATGGCACCTGAACGATTTGAACTGGAATCCGCCGATGCCTACCTTGACACCCTGCGAAAGGCCGGTGTTGTTGCAGACATAGGTGAGCGAAGGACAATCCTGAAAGAGAGCATCAAGGCGGCAGCTGACAAGGCCTGCGCCACCATCATCGAGGATGAAGAGCTTGTGGATATTGTCAATAACCTTGTTGAATACCCCTATCCCGTGGTCGGTCATTTTGACGAGGTTTTTCTTGAGCTTCCCGACGAGGTGCTGATCACGGCCATGCGCGAACATCAGAAATACTTTGCCCTGGCCGATACAGCCGGTAAACTCATGCCCTGTTTTATTGCAGTCAACAATACCCGGGCCCGGGACATGGACGTTGTGGCCAAGGGCCATGGCAAGGTGATCCGGGCGCGGCTTGCCGATGCACAGTTCTTTTACCATGTGGACCTTGAGTCTACCCTGGACGATTTTGTGGAGAAGCTTAAGGCCGTCACCTTCCAGGCAAGCCTGGGTTCCATGTACGAAAAGACGGGCCGGTTGGTGGTTCTGGTCGAGTTTCTGGCCGGGTTGGTCAACGCCGACCAGGAGTTGCAGAAAAAACTGATGCGGGCTGCAAGACTGTCCAAGGCTGATCTTGTGAGCCAGATGGTCATCGAGTTTACAAAACTCCAGGGAATCATTGGACGGGTGTATGCACAAAAGGGCGGAGAGGATCCTGAGGTGGCCATGGCCATTGAAGAGCACTACCGTCCGGTCTATTCCGGCGGTGATCTGCCCCGGACCGATACGGGGAAAATTCTTGCCATTGCCGACAAGACCGATACCCTTTGCGGCTGTTTTTCAGCTAATCTTATTCCGACCGGGGCCTCAGACCCCTATGCACTGAGACGTCAGTCCATTGGAATTCTCCAGATCATGCTTGAGGCAGGTTTTGATTTTTCCCTTCGTGCTCTTGTTCGAAGGGGGGTAGCCCAGTACCAGACAGACCCTGATAAAAAGAACGAGATCTCAACCCAAATCCTGGAATTTCTCAAGGGCCGGATGACAAATATGCTTGTGGACCAGGGATTTTCAAGGGAAGCCGTCAATGCGGCCCTGTCCGTTTCGTTCTACAATGTGCCCGATGCCTTTCTCAGGATCAAGGCCCTTGATATCCTCAGGCAGGAGCCCGATTTCGAGCCCCTTTCAACTGCCTTCAAGCGGGTGGTCAACATCCTTAAAAAGGCAGGTGGTGATGCAAAAACCAGGGTAAACGTCAACCTTTTTAACTGTGATGCGGAAAAAGCCCTTCACCAGGCGTGCGGAGAGGTGACCGAGCGGGTTGACACCTGCATAAAGGCAGGCGATTATGGTGCTGCCCTTAAGGAGATATCAACCCTTCGCCCCCATGTGGATCGGTTGTTTGAGGATGTCATGGTCATGGATGATGATGTTGCCCTTCGCATCAACCGCATGGCCCTGCTGTCGTCTGTGGCTGCCCTGTTTAGAAATATTGCAGATTTTTCACAAATATAA
- the recO gene encoding DNA repair protein RecO — protein sequence MSGFSTDGIVLKRIEYGDNDLIVTFFTTAMGRVSVIAKNAKKSVKRFAGALEPFSVMNLECTWPRRKNALPLLNAVDLSYPFAKIRTHTVKTGYACYWLELINSSIEEGKKQGELYELLFFVLQALDADTMDKEILSLLFQIRFMNLSGLCPDLTSCGTCSTPLDGMAQHRIIFDFAQGCLVCDRCAKGAVRHGITVTKGTLKQLSWINNTDLRRADRIRFSPCAVREGERLLESFIPCHLGREVNSLTFLRRIREAG from the coding sequence ATGTCCGGTTTTTCCACAGACGGCATTGTGCTCAAACGGATCGAGTATGGGGATAACGATCTGATTGTGACTTTTTTTACCACGGCCATGGGCAGGGTCTCCGTGATTGCCAAGAATGCCAAAAAAAGTGTTAAACGGTTTGCCGGTGCCCTGGAACCCTTTTCCGTTATGAACCTTGAGTGTACCTGGCCCAGGCGGAAAAATGCCCTGCCCCTGCTCAATGCCGTAGATCTGAGCTATCCCTTTGCAAAAATAAGAACCCATACTGTTAAAACCGGGTACGCCTGCTACTGGCTTGAACTGATCAATTCTTCCATTGAGGAGGGTAAAAAGCAGGGAGAACTTTATGAACTGCTCTTTTTTGTGCTCCAGGCCCTTGATGCAGATACCATGGACAAGGAGATCTTAAGTCTCCTGTTCCAGATTCGGTTCATGAACCTGTCGGGTCTCTGTCCAGATCTTACCTCATGCGGGACCTGTTCAACCCCCCTGGATGGAATGGCACAACATCGAATCATCTTTGATTTTGCCCAGGGATGCCTGGTCTGTGATCGATGTGCAAAGGGGGCGGTTCGCCATGGCATTACTGTTACCAAGGGGACCTTGAAGCAGCTGTCCTGGATCAACAACACGGATCTGCGCCGGGCCGATCGGATTCGGTTCTCCCCCTGCGCCGTCAGGGAAGGTGAGCGTCTGCTTGAGTCGTTTATTCCCTGCCACCTTGGTCGGGAGGTCAACAGTCTTACTTTTTTACGCAGAATCAGGGAGGCCGGATGA